ATTCTTGCGTCTGGACGACGATAGCGAAGACAGATAAAccatgtttatttaatttagcgATTTCTCATCCTCGAAAGCTTGGGAATTCCATTCACAAAACTGTGGAGTTTGCGCAAACTTTCTGTAAATACTTtattttctttgatttcttTGCTATTGAATAATCGAATTTGTAAATACTTTTCCAATTTGTTGGCACACATGGATGAAATTGAGATACCTCAGTATTTCATCTGCCCAATATCCCTCCAAATCATGAAAGATCCGGTCACCACCGTCGCGGGCATCACCTACGACCGTGAAAGCATCGAGCAGTGGCTGCTCACAGCCACCGCAGAAGACAGATACTCTGCGGTGTGTCCTGTCACGAAACAGCCCTTGCCCACGGACTCCGACTTGACTCCCAACCACATTCTCAGGCGATTAATCCAGGCTTGGTGCATTGCCAATGCTAAAAGCGGAATCGATCAAATCCCAACACCGAAATCTCCTGTTCATAAATCTGTAGTATTCAAACTCATTCGGGATGTCAAAAGTGGTGACAGATTATTACATGTAAACGCTCTCAAGAAGTTGGATGAATTAGCTGCTGAGGATGAAAAGAACCGGAAATGCATGGCTGAAGCAGGGGTGCCAAAAGCTATGGTTTCTTTAATCTTGAAAAGATTTAGAGAAGGTAAAATGTCAGGAATTGAAGAGGCTCTGAGAATTCTACATCTTACATGGATTCCCAGTACTGCAGAAAACCAGAAGATTGTCGAAGATTACATGGACTTGATTCAATTGATTTTGTGGGTATTAAACAGCGAATCAGAAAATGGAACCTCCTCCAAGAATCATGCTCTCTCATTCTTAAAAAACATCATAGAAGTTGCCAGTTCCAGTGTTAGGGAGAGATTAAACCTCGAATTTTTCAAACAAATGGTGAACATTTTGCGAAAGAGAACATCCCCGCAGGCCATGAAATCTGTTCTTCGTGTGTTAATCGAGACGTCTCCTTCCGGAAGAAACAGGATGAAAATAGTCGAAGCCGGAGCAGTATTCGAAATAACCCAGCTCGAATTGAGCAACCCGGATAAGAAAACAACTGAGCTAATCCTTAACCTATTAGCAAATTTATGTTCTTGCGCCGATGGGCGGCAGAAACTTCTGGAACACGCTGGTGGGATAGCGATGGTAGCGAAACGGCTGCTGAGAGTTTCTCCGGCGACCGACGACAGCGCCCTTTGCATAATCGAATCGCTTGCTAGATTCTCAGCCACGAGAGAGGTGGTTTTTGAAATGTTAAGGGTGAGTGCTGTATCGAAATTATGCATGGTGCTTCAGGCAGATTGTGCGGGTTATTTGAAGATTAAAGCGAGGGAGATTTTGAGACTGCATTCAAATGCATGGAGCAATTCACCTTGTATACAGGTTTATCTTCTGACAATGCATCCTCGATAGGACATGGAAAACAAAGCGTACGTCGATTAACGTTTGATATGGTTTTTCCAAATTTTTCCCGCTTTTTGATTGGTTtataaatgaatatttaatttataattgttCATATTTTATTCCTAAATTGTTTATCACTTCATAATCATGTCATGTGTGTTgggttttcttttttcaatcgTTCGTTTGGAATCCTAAAACTTGATTAGTAGTATCGTTACAACCATTTACAACTTTTGATAAATTGATAAACActgattttgaaaattggtATAAGAGACAATGTTACATATTTGATTATCATTAATTgcaaaaaattcaattattgAGAGctgagattgttgggtgcaataattgtcttagctttgtagaacaatcgaaacatgatatttgagttgttgtacggtttaaaatatttgagttacactGTTACCACCAATAATAACTTTTGATCAAACGACATTAGTCGATCCTAcattttctcaaataaaaataatttctaagaAAATTGCTTGTaaacaaattttatctctaCTCGACAAACCAATTACTCGTGATAGATGgtcgaaaagaaaatcaaatgaatcaaatcaaatcaaatcaaatcttattgttgcactacaacaaaaatggcttttcgcatcGCGTAAATTtgcttttcgcagcgcacattgcacgctgcaaagttgaaagctgttgaaagttcaagattatccgcggcgtgcaataaaaaaaaattacgtttataatttaataaatcttaaaaaacgtacactataataacaatattcattttaactaacacttaaaaatttacaaaaaaaacgtatcttaaatcgaaattttaaaaaaaattgaaacaaaaaaacgtaccttaaatcgaaatttaaattgcttgagagagaaaaattttaagtgttatgaagtgttgTGGTAGAATGTGGTTCGACTGGTGGTATTtaaagacaatttgcgacggttttggttTTACCGTCgcttttagcaacggttttgaattaaaccgtcgctaatagcgacggttgttaatttgtcgctaatagcgacgtacTTATTCCGTCGCTATTAGAGACGGTTATaatataactgtcgctaatttgaatTTCGCGACGGTTGTattaaatccgtcgctaatttagcaacggtttgaaagaaaccgtcgctaatataaatattgcgtCGGTTTTCAaaagaccgtcgctaaatattaacgGCGCACATTTTCATGCAcgctgtcgtttatataattttttaacgaCACACATAAACGCACGCGgataagtaatatccgcagcgtgcgttttaagcacgccgttaatactgtcaagtgcaataatatcaacagcgcacatatgagtgcacgcagttaaaagtaatattcgcagcgtgcttttaatgcacgccgttgatgacgtgctgcggaaaatcatttttcttgtagtgttggTATATTAATACTAGTGATAAAGTAAATGATGAACTCAAGTGTGTGGAAATAATAAAATagcaaaactttaaaataaattttaatcgaCCAGAATAAAAACAtgtgattattaattaaaaagaaaatataaatagacACGTTCAATTTTAACACAAACGAATAAGATATGCACGCTTAAAAGTGTGAAAATAATTGTCAACTTGGAAGAAGTTTACATTTGAAGTTCAAAATTTAACTATATATTATGAAGtggaaataaatgcatggattaTAGTTAGTTTCTGAAATTAGGTTAAAGATTGAACCTACTTAACTTTTAGAAGAGGATTAAGAAACAGTCTCACgattcaattttgtgagacatgtctTCTATTTGGGTCccttatgaaaaaatattaatttttatgccaaaaatattacttattattataaatatagacagtgttgatccgtctcacggataaagatccgtgaaatcGTTTCACAAAAGATCTACTAGAACGAAATAATGACTAAGTTAATCACGTTAActatacaaaataatttttaaaattaaaggtATGACATGCTTATTTCAAATAAATCATAATGAAATccaatattttttagatttaatttatttcttcAAAATGTTATAGGATATAATATCTTGGAGTCGGGTACGAATTTTGTagataaacaaaattaatgcCATTGAATATTTTTCCAATTAAATTGTATGGTTCACCTCAATTAATATAATCAGCTTTTGAATTATTATACCTTGGTCTTTGTTCAACACAACCACTTACCAATTTGATTCTTTGAATTTCCTCCATAATTATTGTACTTTGGtctaacataaaaagtaataatttttcatgaatgatccaaataagagatccgtcttacaaaatacgacccgtgagaccgtctcacacaagtttttgccattatttagatataaaaaacagtgccaacacaaacaaatttgAATGGTGGaagttgtttttttattttatcgtgCTTAAAGGATTCCAAATTCTGATTTGTCGTGACAGTCCAAATCAAGTGAAATTTGATACAATATTACAAGCATATTTTTCAAACATTTAAATTCGTGGACTATAATAAAATCATCggcattattttatttatataatttttcagaGAATGAGAGGATAATGATAATATTTTGGTaatcataaattttaacatttccAAAATGAGTTATGTTTTATGTATCATTACATTGTTTTTGAAACTACAAAACTACCCCAAATCACTTTATGCCTAATTATTTCATAACTATTGCCTCGtttataaataatgataattcaTGGTTTTATTGTAAGAGAAATTTGGGTCActtttttattacatattaaatatgatatgaaataaataaaatttgtgtgAACATTTGTATTTAATAAGTCAACATGAATATTTATGTGAGCATCGACTTTGGTAACGTTCTGTTATTGGATAGACAAGACATTACCATAATAATACTCACATAGTTGCTTATGATGGATATTCgctatatcaaaattatatataatgtaAATTTAACGTACAattagggatgtcaatgggttCAGGTTTTACCCAGACCCCAATGGACCCACCCCATCTGGGACGGGTTTGGCATACTAAATGGGTTATGGGACGGGTCTCGGGTCTAATTTTTCAGACTCATCtgggtatggggcgggtcatgggtcctataatacccgccccataccctccccatatatgtggatataaattgatattctcgcgaagatggttgtgGGGTGAGgtggaaggtaaataaatcacagttttattttgttattgtactttcattttaattttgttactatactttctctctttaaattacatttttttacggttttaaattacaattttattttttcaatgtattttctctatttaattttgtaggtaattcttcaagtaatttaccaacTTGTCCTACCAAtcttgatgaagaggaagatgatcatgaagaatgtgtctaaaatattgcttactcgctgattttacatttatctgtttaagttctgatgagttatttttggggatgacaagactttttttggagagctagtaacttttttttaatgtaattcattacgtcgtgaaaatactttgtttgttattattaagtgtggtcgaagacatgaattagttttctattgtgttttatttagagacttgtttgtttcataattcagtcatgtgtTAAGAAGATTacagttttcatttaaaaaaaattcgggtctaaCGGGTCTCGCGGGTCTACCCGACCCCATTTCGTATTtggggtggggtgggtccgaagaatatttaaccggggtgggacgggtaatgggtcaaagttttcttcatgggacgggtcttgggtttagccatacccgtcccattgacatctctacgTACAATAATGATTTCTGATGCATATAAGGGCGAAATATTTAGTGGGCTAGACTGGGCTTAGCCCACTAGTATTTTAGTATTAGTATTGGTCCGTTAAAAGTTTTGTTTAAACATTTAACCAAGTTCACCCTATTAGAATTAGCCCATTAAATCCTAACAGTAATAGATTGGCCCACTAAACcaatttatttgtatattttaaGTAACTCCAGCCCATTATATGTCTAATAATCATAAAAGCCTTGTAAGTAgtccaaataataaaaataaaaattcacttGTTattctatgaattttttttatatttttttccttttttgtatTTTACTTGTGATTTAATTGCTCacttctttttttccttttttaataACGAAAGTGTCTCAATAACCAAgtatcaataatttataatattctcaaaatttagagtttttttttccatttcaaATTGTTTAGTGAgaccaaaataaattttataatcaaaGAGTCAAATAGATTATTGGAAGAAAATACtttaatgtgattttttttttgatttgactgtcgaaaattttgaatatgaatctttgttttttgtttttatagtGCTCTGAATTTGAAT
This genomic interval from Primulina huaijiensis isolate GDHJ02 chromosome 14, ASM1229523v2, whole genome shotgun sequence contains the following:
- the LOC140957766 gene encoding E3 ubiquitin-protein ligase PUB24-like, which encodes MDEIEIPQYFICPISLQIMKDPVTTVAGITYDRESIEQWLLTATAEDRYSAVCPVTKQPLPTDSDLTPNHILRRLIQAWCIANAKSGIDQIPTPKSPVHKSVVFKLIRDVKSGDRLLHVNALKKLDELAAEDEKNRKCMAEAGVPKAMVSLILKRFREGKMSGIEEALRILHLTWIPSTAENQKIVEDYMDLIQLILWVLNSESENGTSSKNHALSFLKNIIEVASSSVRERLNLEFFKQMVNILRKRTSPQAMKSVLRVLIETSPSGRNRMKIVEAGAVFEITQLELSNPDKKTTELILNLLANLCSCADGRQKLLEHAGGIAMVAKRLLRVSPATDDSALCIIESLARFSATREVVFEMLRVSAVSKLCMVLQADCAGYLKIKAREILRLHSNAWSNSPCIQVYLLTMHPR